From one Luteipulveratus mongoliensis genomic stretch:
- the dnaK gene encoding molecular chaperone DnaK: MARAVGIDLGTTNSAVSVLEGNDPTIIANAEGGRTTPSVVAFAKNGDVLVGEIAKRQAVTNVDRTIRSVKRHMGTDWNTEIDGKKYTPQEISARILQKLKRDAESYLGDTVTDAVITVPAYFDDHERQATKEAGEIAGLNVLRIINEPTAAALAYGLDKGKEDELILVFDLGGGTFDVSLLEVGKDPEDGFSTIQVRSTSGDNKLGGDDWDDKIVQHLLTTVKNTSGVDLSKDKIAMQRLRDAAEQAKKELSSSTSTNLSLQYLSMGENGPIHLDETITRAQFEQLTKDLLERTKAPFNQVIKDAGIKVSDIDHIVLVGGSTRMPAVAEVVKELTGGKDANKGVNPDEVVAVGASLQAGVLKGDRKDVLLIDVTPLSLGIETKGGLFTKLIERNTAIPTKRSEVFSTAEDNQPSVEIQVFQGEREIAKANKPLGNFELTGIAPAPRGIPQIEVTFDIDANGIVHVSAKDRGTNKEQSMTISGGSALPKEDIERMVKEAEEHAAEDAKRREDTEARNTAEQLVYSTEKFLEDSGDKVPEDTKTEVNTALTDLKDALKDENTTPEDISAKSKTLSEVSQKMGAAIYAASQAEGEAAPGADAGTPGAESASDAGSSSSDDDVVDAEVVEDDDAEGDKK, translated from the coding sequence ATGGCACGTGCGGTAGGCATCGACCTCGGCACCACGAACTCTGCCGTCTCCGTTCTGGAGGGCAACGACCCCACGATCATCGCCAACGCCGAGGGCGGCCGTACGACGCCGTCCGTCGTCGCGTTCGCCAAGAACGGCGACGTGCTGGTGGGCGAGATCGCCAAGCGTCAGGCGGTCACCAACGTTGACCGCACCATCCGGTCGGTCAAGCGCCACATGGGCACCGACTGGAACACCGAGATCGACGGCAAGAAGTACACGCCGCAGGAGATCTCGGCCCGCATCCTGCAAAAGCTGAAGCGCGACGCGGAGTCCTACCTCGGCGACACCGTCACCGACGCGGTCATCACCGTGCCGGCGTACTTCGACGACCACGAGCGCCAGGCCACCAAGGAGGCCGGTGAGATCGCGGGCCTCAACGTGCTGCGCATCATCAACGAGCCCACTGCGGCCGCGCTCGCGTACGGCCTGGACAAGGGCAAGGAGGACGAGCTCATCCTCGTCTTCGACCTCGGTGGCGGCACGTTCGATGTGTCCCTGCTCGAGGTGGGCAAGGACCCCGAGGACGGCTTCTCCACCATCCAGGTCCGCTCCACCAGCGGTGACAACAAGCTCGGTGGCGACGACTGGGACGACAAGATCGTCCAGCACCTGCTGACGACTGTGAAGAACACCTCCGGTGTCGACCTGTCCAAGGACAAGATCGCCATGCAGCGTCTGCGCGACGCCGCGGAGCAGGCCAAGAAGGAGCTCTCGTCCTCGACGAGCACCAACCTCTCCCTGCAGTACCTGTCGATGGGTGAGAACGGTCCGATCCACCTGGACGAGACCATCACTCGCGCGCAGTTCGAGCAGCTGACCAAGGACCTGCTCGAGCGCACCAAGGCGCCGTTCAACCAGGTCATCAAGGACGCCGGCATCAAGGTGTCCGACATCGACCACATCGTGCTGGTCGGCGGCTCGACCCGCATGCCCGCCGTGGCCGAGGTCGTTAAGGAGCTCACCGGTGGCAAGGACGCCAACAAGGGCGTCAACCCGGACGAGGTCGTCGCCGTCGGCGCGAGCCTGCAGGCCGGCGTCCTCAAGGGCGACCGCAAGGACGTCCTGCTGATCGACGTCACGCCGCTGAGCCTCGGCATCGAGACCAAGGGTGGTCTGTTCACCAAGCTCATCGAGCGCAACACCGCGATCCCGACCAAGCGCTCGGAGGTCTTCAGCACCGCGGAGGACAACCAGCCGTCGGTCGAGATCCAGGTCTTCCAGGGTGAGCGCGAGATCGCCAAGGCCAACAAGCCGCTCGGCAACTTCGAGCTGACCGGCATCGCGCCGGCACCTCGGGGCATCCCGCAGATCGAGGTCACCTTCGACATCGACGCCAACGGCATCGTGCACGTGTCCGCCAAGGACCGCGGCACCAACAAGGAGCAGTCGATGACCATCTCGGGCGGCTCGGCGCTGCCCAAGGAGGACATCGAGCGCATGGTCAAGGAGGCCGAGGAGCACGCGGCCGAGGACGCCAAGCGTCGCGAGGACACCGAGGCGCGCAACACCGCCGAGCAGCTGGTCTACTCGACCGAGAAGTTCCTCGAGGACAGTGGCGACAAGGTCCCTGAGGACACCAAGACGGAGGTCAACACCGCGCTGACCGACCTCAAGGACGCCCTCAAGGACGAGAACACCACGCCCGAGGACATCTCGGCCAAGAGCAAGACGCTCTCCGAGGTCTCCCAGAAGATGGGCGCCGCGATCTACGCCGCGTCACAGGCCGAGGGCGAGGCCGCTCCGGGTGCCGATGCCGGTACGCCGGGTGCTGAGTCGGCGTCCGACGCCGGGTCCTCGTCCTCTGACGATGACGTCGTCGACGCCGAGGTCGTTGAGGACGACGACGCCGAGGGCGACAAGAAGTGA
- a CDS encoding nucleotide exchange factor GrpE, with protein MTDDETQPPEDETAAAQPAADVPEPETASPTSEEAVAPADTDVAGALQDELLRERAAFHNYRELMKRERPKDREQAIGTVVESLLPVLDDIYLAEQHGDLKDSPFEKIAVKLETTLGKHGVQRFGEVGEAFDPQHHEALMHIEAEVPEGSEGTTVVQVMQPGYRVGERVVRPARVAVADPQ; from the coding sequence GTGACGGACGACGAGACCCAACCGCCCGAGGACGAGACTGCAGCCGCACAGCCAGCCGCGGACGTACCGGAGCCCGAGACGGCATCCCCGACCTCGGAAGAGGCTGTTGCCCCTGCCGACACCGACGTGGCCGGGGCCCTGCAGGACGAGCTGCTGCGTGAGCGGGCGGCGTTCCACAACTACCGAGAGCTGATGAAGCGCGAGCGGCCCAAGGATCGCGAGCAGGCCATCGGCACGGTCGTGGAGTCGCTGCTGCCGGTGCTGGACGACATCTATCTCGCCGAGCAGCACGGTGATCTCAAGGACAGCCCGTTCGAGAAGATCGCGGTCAAGCTCGAGACCACGCTGGGCAAGCACGGTGTGCAGCGCTTTGGCGAGGTGGGCGAGGCGTTCGACCCGCAGCACCACGAGGCGCTCATGCACATCGAGGCTGAGGTGCCCGAGGGCAGCGAGGGAACCACGGTCGTACAGGTCATGCAGCCGGGCTACCGGGTGGGGGAGCGCGTCGTGCGTCCCGCCCGCGTCGCGGTCGCGGATCCGCAATAG
- a CDS encoding DnaJ C-terminal domain-containing protein: MASQDWFEKDFYATLGVAEDASEADIKKAYRKLARKWHPDQNPGDEAAERKFKEIGEANAVLSDPEERQQYDAVRQMARGGARFTAGGPGGNGAGFEDVFGSMFNGGAPGGGGQRVRFSTGGGGQQGINLEDLLGGFAGAQGGSPFGGGGYGQYGAPAGPRPGQDIQARTSLTFRQAATGDTVTLQGVDGKSITARIPAGVKDGQKIRLRGKGHAGDPGAPKGDLLLTVSVQPHPVFGRDGNNLTLELPVTFAEAALGATVEVPTLEGKPVKVRVAPGTPSGRVLRVKGRGIKAKSGAGDLLAKVSVVVPQRLTDEAKAALEALQAQEQDVNPRDELKAKASS, from the coding sequence GTGGCTAGTCAGGACTGGTTCGAGAAGGATTTCTACGCGACCCTCGGTGTTGCTGAGGACGCGTCCGAAGCCGACATCAAGAAGGCGTACCGCAAGCTCGCCCGCAAGTGGCACCCCGATCAGAACCCGGGTGACGAGGCGGCAGAGCGGAAGTTCAAGGAGATTGGCGAGGCCAACGCGGTCCTGTCCGATCCCGAGGAGCGACAGCAGTACGACGCCGTACGCCAGATGGCCCGTGGCGGAGCGCGATTCACCGCCGGCGGCCCCGGTGGCAATGGCGCGGGCTTCGAGGACGTCTTCGGCTCGATGTTCAACGGTGGAGCGCCCGGTGGTGGCGGCCAGCGCGTCCGTTTCTCCACCGGCGGCGGTGGCCAGCAGGGCATCAACCTCGAAGACCTGCTCGGCGGATTCGCTGGGGCGCAAGGTGGTTCGCCGTTCGGTGGTGGCGGCTACGGCCAGTACGGCGCGCCCGCAGGACCGCGTCCGGGCCAGGACATTCAGGCTCGCACGTCGCTCACGTTCCGCCAGGCCGCGACGGGCGACACCGTCACATTGCAAGGCGTCGACGGCAAGTCGATCACTGCGCGAATTCCCGCTGGTGTCAAGGACGGTCAGAAGATCCGCCTCCGCGGCAAGGGCCACGCCGGCGATCCCGGCGCGCCCAAGGGCGACCTGTTGCTGACGGTCTCCGTGCAGCCGCACCCGGTCTTCGGACGCGACGGCAACAACCTGACGCTCGAGCTCCCGGTGACCTTTGCCGAGGCCGCGCTGGGTGCGACCGTCGAGGTGCCGACGCTGGAGGGCAAGCCGGTCAAGGTACGCGTGGCGCCGGGCACTCCGAGCGGTCGCGTGCTGCGTGTCAAAGGGCGTGGCATCAAAGCGAAGTCGGGCGCGGGCGACCTGCTCGCCAAGGTGAGCGTCGTCGTACCCCAGCGTTTGACCGACGAGGCGAAGGCGGCGCTCGAGGCGCTGCAGGCGCAGGAGCAGGACGTCAACCCGCGCGATGAGCTGAAGGCCAAGGCTTCCTCATGA
- a CDS encoding heat shock protein transcriptional repressor HspR → MRKDTGNQPVYVISVAAELAGMHAQTLRQYDRLGLVTPSRTRGGGRRYSAHDVELLREVQRLSQEEGVSLAGIQRIMELEHQVEALRSRVAELTAQVEQLRHQPGTRIFAAGPDGQIVALRPGERPTRRPVSTSLTVWRPEQ, encoded by the coding sequence GTGCGAAAAGACACAGGGAACCAGCCGGTCTATGTGATCTCGGTGGCGGCCGAGCTCGCGGGCATGCACGCGCAGACGCTGCGGCAGTACGACCGGCTCGGGCTGGTCACGCCGTCCCGGACTCGGGGCGGCGGCCGTCGCTACTCCGCGCACGACGTCGAGCTGCTCCGCGAGGTGCAGCGCCTCTCACAGGAAGAAGGCGTGAGTCTCGCTGGTATCCAACGGATTATGGAGCTCGAGCACCAGGTCGAGGCGCTTCGGTCACGGGTCGCCGAGCTGACGGCCCAGGTCGAGCAGCTGCGTCACCAGCCGGGCACCCGCATCTTCGCGGCCGGCCCGGACGGGCAGATCGTCGCCCTTCGTCCGGGCGAGCGGCCGACCCGACGCCCGGTCAGCACGTCGCTGACCGTATGGCGTCCCGAGCAGTAG
- a CDS encoding SGNH/GDSL hydrolase family protein: protein MRRTRLTVALSTMALLAGGAAASPATASTSTPTYREYVALGDSWSADVFTTFPPTTEYTPFDCAQSSSNYPHQVATLLGVQTFRDATCGSATTEDMTQPQSGLPLGGTNPPQFNRLTPTTDLVTLGIGGNDSDFEGALVKCLNLIPVPLPLPSPLGGSCKTALTAGGVDRVSQAISKTGPKVAKTIAGIRERSPRARILLVNYLNGLPANGVGCWPIVPITNVDMGYLQTKFVEMNKMLSSVAASSHVQLADTYTPTLGHDMCKSPTVRYAEGLIPLSVQNPLLLAFPFHPNQGGADAQAKAVYGAITSGTTWRERYTGGDNGRQKVGIRS from the coding sequence ATGCGCAGGACACGGTTGACGGTCGCCTTGTCCACGATGGCGCTGCTGGCGGGCGGTGCGGCCGCCAGCCCGGCTACCGCGAGCACCTCGACACCCACCTATCGCGAGTACGTCGCGTTGGGTGACTCGTGGAGCGCCGACGTCTTCACCACGTTCCCGCCGACGACGGAGTACACCCCGTTCGACTGCGCGCAGTCCAGCAGCAACTATCCGCACCAGGTGGCCACGCTGCTGGGGGTGCAGACCTTCCGAGACGCCACTTGTGGCAGCGCTACGACCGAGGACATGACGCAGCCACAGAGTGGACTGCCACTGGGTGGCACGAACCCGCCGCAGTTCAACCGGCTGACCCCGACCACCGACCTGGTGACGCTAGGCATCGGCGGCAACGACAGCGACTTCGAGGGCGCCCTCGTGAAGTGCCTCAATCTGATTCCGGTGCCGTTGCCGTTGCCGAGCCCGTTGGGCGGATCGTGCAAGACGGCGCTGACCGCTGGTGGTGTCGACCGGGTTTCCCAGGCGATCAGCAAGACCGGGCCGAAGGTGGCCAAGACCATTGCCGGAATCCGCGAGCGCTCACCGCGCGCCCGCATCCTGCTGGTCAACTACCTCAATGGCCTTCCGGCCAACGGCGTCGGCTGCTGGCCGATCGTGCCCATCACCAACGTTGACATGGGCTACCTGCAGACCAAGTTCGTGGAGATGAACAAGATGCTCAGCAGCGTTGCGGCCAGCAGCCACGTGCAGCTGGCGGACACGTACACACCCACTCTGGGACACGACATGTGCAAGTCGCCGACGGTGCGTTACGCCGAGGGGCTGATCCCGCTGTCGGTCCAGAATCCTTTGCTGCTCGCGTTCCCGTTCCACCCCAACCAGGGTGGCGCCGACGCTCAGGCGAAGGCTGTCTACGGCGCCATCACCTCCGGCACGACCTGGCGTGAGCGCTACACCGGTGGTGACAACGGCCGTCAGAAGGTGGGGATCAGGAGCTGA
- a CDS encoding SGNH/GDSL hydrolase family protein — MGGRFVAVGDSFTEGVGDNNVMYPNGVRGWADRVARQMGRHDPTWEYANLAIRSKVLDEVVAEQLDAAIALRPTLITFYAGGNDILSLRVDMQSVMERYEAALGRLSSSGARVVVFTTFDMKVSSMLEPLRRRIRIFNNGVRELSRTYDAQLLDHTLLREYDDRRLWSADRIHMSKVGHKRLAGHVLDALGIPHTLKLPELPAWEPRTWRQAVAEERVFVRTEVIPLVRRRMRGVREGDALAPKWPEAIRPAAGLKKIARHRAAELHSPA; from the coding sequence ATGGGCGGGCGATTCGTCGCCGTCGGTGACTCGTTCACCGAAGGTGTGGGCGACAACAACGTGATGTATCCCAACGGCGTGCGCGGTTGGGCTGATCGGGTCGCGCGTCAGATGGGGCGGCACGACCCCACGTGGGAGTACGCCAACCTTGCCATCCGCTCCAAGGTCCTGGACGAGGTCGTCGCTGAACAGCTCGACGCCGCCATCGCACTGCGGCCGACGCTCATCACGTTCTATGCGGGTGGCAACGACATCCTGTCGCTGCGGGTCGACATGCAGTCGGTGATGGAGCGTTACGAAGCGGCTCTCGGCCGGCTGAGCTCGTCAGGCGCGCGGGTGGTGGTGTTCACGACGTTCGACATGAAGGTCTCCTCGATGCTCGAGCCGCTGCGTCGGCGAATCCGCATATTCAACAACGGTGTTCGCGAGCTGTCCCGCACATATGACGCACAGCTGCTGGACCACACGCTCCTGCGGGAGTACGACGACCGTCGCCTCTGGAGCGCCGACCGGATCCACATGTCGAAGGTCGGGCACAAGCGCCTCGCCGGGCACGTGCTCGACGCGCTCGGCATCCCGCACACGCTCAAGCTGCCCGAGCTGCCGGCGTGGGAACCACGCACCTGGCGGCAGGCCGTTGCGGAGGAGCGAGTGTTCGTGCGCACCGAGGTGATCCCGTTGGTGCGTCGTCGGATGCGCGGCGTCCGCGAAGGCGACGCGCTGGCCCCGAAGTGGCCCGAGGCCATTCGACCTGCGGCCGGTCTCAAGAAGATCGCACGGCACCGAGCGGCCGAGCTGCACTCCCCGGCGTGA
- a CDS encoding VOC family protein, giving the protein MDMKLELVAVPVSDVDRAKEFYVKVGFNADHDKVVTDDLRFVQLTPPGSACSICIGTGLTQMKPGSIEGLQMVIADADEAHADLKARGIEVSDVDDQPWGRFVYFSDPDGNRWSLQELPDWSTGAGGDGTNPYVADDKA; this is encoded by the coding sequence ATGGACATGAAACTCGAGCTGGTGGCCGTACCCGTGAGCGATGTCGACCGGGCCAAGGAGTTCTACGTCAAGGTCGGCTTCAACGCCGACCACGACAAGGTGGTGACCGACGACCTGCGGTTCGTGCAGCTCACACCTCCCGGGTCGGCCTGCTCGATCTGCATCGGCACCGGACTGACCCAGATGAAGCCCGGCTCGATCGAGGGGCTGCAGATGGTCATCGCGGACGCGGACGAGGCGCACGCCGACCTGAAAGCCCGAGGTATCGAGGTCAGTGACGTCGATGACCAGCCGTGGGGTCGGTTCGTCTACTTCTCCGACCCGGACGGCAACCGATGGTCACTGCAGGAGCTGCCGGACTGGTCGACCGGTGCCGGCGGCGACGGCACCAACCCTTACGTCGCCGACGACAAGGCTTAA
- a CDS encoding discoidin domain-containing protein — MSSRRIRVSLGLVTAALTAATFAGAPSYAAGPNIPSPESEVNVTGTPFTGTAPDGTVRGLIDAHTHLFMQDGMGGAAVCGKVFSDNGIADALKDCASHGPHGEFALLENLTNGGNPFGTHDVTGWPTFKDWPAYNSLTHQQMYYRWVERAWRGGQRIMVNDLVSNGVLCSINPGTYQSCNEMDAIRLQAKDTYALQTFIDNQYGGPGKGWFRIVKSSGEARNVVKAGKLAVVLGVETSEPFGCKQILGVAQCSKTDIDKGLDELYGLGVRSMFPCHKFDNALCGVRFDGGTQGAIINAGQFLSTGTWWDAKPCDASKPHDNSPAGGVLPPDLAKLLPPILPVYGSGTLCNTRGLTDLGSYAVKGMVKRGMMVEVDHMSAKAAGQTLSILEEAKYPGVLASHSWMDEGYLDRLYGLGGFSTIYGHASKGFVDEYKRTAPIRNKYGVGIGFGFDMNGFGGTPPPRDDAASNPVKYPFKSFDGGSTIDKQRTGERTWDINTDGVAHYGLIPDYVEDLRLVGGQGIIDDLARGPESYLRTWAGAESATPAVNLAAERPTTASSYQHDLFNNRQPSDAVDGRTDTRWASNWSDGQWLQVDLGQAKRVSRVSVRWETAYARDYDIQVSADGTTWRTIKTVSGSDGGHEVVQFAPTSARYVKVYAKTRATSYGVSIWELGVYA; from the coding sequence ATGAGCTCACGCCGCATCCGTGTCAGTCTCGGCCTCGTCACGGCCGCCCTGACGGCCGCTACGTTCGCCGGCGCACCGTCGTACGCCGCCGGACCGAACATCCCGTCACCGGAGTCGGAGGTGAACGTGACGGGCACCCCGTTCACCGGCACGGCTCCTGACGGCACCGTCCGCGGACTCATTGACGCCCACACCCACCTGTTCATGCAGGACGGCATGGGCGGCGCTGCTGTCTGCGGAAAAGTGTTCTCCGACAATGGAATTGCCGATGCACTGAAGGACTGTGCCTCGCACGGCCCACACGGCGAGTTCGCCCTCCTGGAGAACCTCACTAACGGTGGCAACCCGTTCGGCACCCACGACGTGACGGGTTGGCCGACGTTCAAGGACTGGCCGGCGTACAACTCATTGACGCATCAGCAGATGTACTACCGATGGGTCGAGCGGGCGTGGCGTGGCGGCCAGCGCATCATGGTCAACGACCTGGTCAGCAACGGCGTCCTCTGCTCGATCAACCCCGGCACCTACCAGTCGTGCAACGAGATGGACGCGATCCGACTGCAGGCCAAGGACACGTACGCCCTGCAGACGTTCATCGACAACCAGTACGGCGGACCGGGCAAGGGCTGGTTCCGGATCGTCAAGAGCAGCGGCGAAGCGCGCAACGTCGTCAAGGCCGGCAAGCTCGCGGTCGTGCTGGGCGTGGAGACGTCAGAACCGTTCGGGTGCAAGCAGATTCTCGGTGTGGCGCAGTGCTCCAAGACCGACATCGACAAGGGTCTGGACGAGCTCTACGGACTCGGCGTGCGATCGATGTTCCCCTGCCACAAGTTCGACAACGCGCTGTGCGGCGTGCGCTTCGACGGTGGCACGCAGGGAGCGATCATCAACGCAGGCCAGTTCCTGTCGACCGGCACCTGGTGGGACGCCAAGCCGTGCGACGCCAGCAAGCCCCATGACAACAGTCCGGCTGGCGGCGTGCTCCCGCCCGACCTCGCCAAGCTGCTGCCGCCGATCCTGCCCGTCTACGGCTCGGGCACGTTGTGCAACACGCGCGGCCTCACCGACCTCGGGTCGTACGCGGTCAAGGGCATGGTCAAGCGCGGCATGATGGTCGAGGTCGACCACATGAGCGCCAAGGCCGCGGGTCAGACGCTGTCGATTCTCGAAGAGGCAAAGTACCCGGGCGTGCTCGCCTCGCACTCGTGGATGGACGAGGGCTACCTCGACCGGCTGTACGGACTCGGCGGCTTCTCGACGATCTATGGCCACGCGTCCAAGGGCTTTGTGGACGAGTACAAGCGGACCGCACCCATCCGGAACAAGTACGGCGTCGGCATCGGGTTCGGCTTCGACATGAACGGTTTCGGCGGCACTCCCCCACCGCGCGACGACGCCGCGTCCAACCCGGTGAAGTACCCGTTCAAGTCCTTCGACGGCGGGTCGACGATCGACAAGCAGCGGACCGGCGAGCGTACGTGGGACATCAACACCGATGGCGTCGCGCACTACGGCCTCATCCCCGACTACGTCGAGGACCTTCGCCTCGTGGGCGGCCAGGGCATCATCGATGACCTCGCCCGCGGACCGGAGTCCTACCTGCGGACGTGGGCCGGCGCCGAATCGGCTACTCCTGCGGTCAATCTCGCGGCCGAGCGGCCGACCACGGCGAGCAGCTACCAGCACGACCTGTTCAACAACCGGCAGCCGTCCGACGCAGTCGACGGTCGCACCGACACCCGTTGGGCGAGCAACTGGTCGGACGGGCAGTGGCTGCAGGTCGATCTCGGACAGGCGAAGCGTGTCAGCCGCGTTTCGGTGCGGTGGGAGACGGCCTACGCCCGCGACTACGACATCCAGGTCTCGGCCGACGGCACGACGTGGCGGACCATCAAGACGGTCTCTGGCAGCGACGGCGGGCACGAGGTCGTGCAGTTCGCGCCAACGTCGGCGCGCTACGTGAAGGTCTACGCCAAGACCCGCGCAACGTCGTACGGCGTCTCGATCTGGGAGCTAGGCGTCTACGCCTGA
- a CDS encoding GH1 family beta-glucosidase: MSEFPQLPAEFVYGAATASYQIEGAVQLGGRGTSIWDTFVREPGRIKNGETGDVACDSYHRYGEDVALMKDLGLDAYRFSIAWPRIQPTGQGPANEAGLDYYDKLVDELLTAGIAPAATLFHWDMPQALQDAGGWQSRETAQRLADYATIVADRLGDRVAMWMPLNEPVVVTLMGHALGIHAPGLELGFDALPIAHHQLLGHGLAVQALRAAGATNIGIASNHAPTWAGSDSDEDKGAAELYDSIYNWLFADPILKGTYPDGFAEAMPGPVEEDLKTISSPLDFFGINYYQPAVVSAPGSELAGPSLGEGVALPADLPFQVSQATGHETTDFGWAIVPNGLREILVTFKERYGDRLPPIYITESGCSFHDVVGSDGAVHDEARISYHAKHLRAVAEAIDVGVDVRGYFAWSLLDNFEWAEGYEERFGLVHVDFDSLTRTPKDSYHWFQQHLTARQPA, from the coding sequence GTGTCTGAGTTCCCCCAGCTGCCAGCCGAATTCGTCTACGGAGCGGCGACGGCGTCGTACCAGATCGAAGGGGCCGTCCAGCTGGGCGGACGCGGTACCTCGATCTGGGACACCTTCGTTCGTGAGCCCGGAAGGATCAAGAACGGCGAGACCGGCGACGTCGCATGCGACAGCTATCACCGCTACGGCGAGGACGTCGCCCTCATGAAGGACCTCGGCCTCGATGCCTACCGGTTCTCCATCGCGTGGCCGCGCATCCAGCCGACGGGTCAGGGTCCTGCGAACGAGGCCGGCCTCGACTACTACGACAAGCTGGTCGACGAACTCCTCACCGCCGGGATCGCCCCAGCCGCAACGCTTTTCCACTGGGACATGCCCCAAGCACTGCAGGATGCGGGTGGCTGGCAGTCCCGTGAGACCGCGCAGCGACTGGCCGACTACGCCACCATCGTCGCCGACCGGCTGGGCGACCGGGTCGCGATGTGGATGCCGCTCAACGAACCCGTTGTCGTCACCCTGATGGGCCACGCGCTGGGCATCCATGCGCCCGGACTTGAGCTCGGCTTCGATGCCCTGCCCATCGCGCACCACCAGCTGCTCGGCCACGGCCTCGCCGTGCAGGCACTGCGGGCGGCCGGCGCCACCAACATCGGCATCGCGTCGAATCACGCTCCCACCTGGGCAGGCTCGGACTCCGACGAGGACAAGGGTGCCGCGGAGCTGTACGACTCGATCTACAACTGGCTCTTCGCCGACCCGATCCTCAAAGGCACGTACCCCGACGGTTTCGCCGAGGCCATGCCCGGGCCGGTCGAGGAGGATCTCAAGACCATCAGCAGTCCCCTGGACTTCTTCGGCATCAACTACTACCAGCCGGCTGTCGTGTCCGCACCGGGCAGCGAGCTCGCCGGACCCTCGCTCGGCGAAGGTGTGGCCCTCCCGGCCGACCTCCCGTTCCAGGTCAGCCAGGCGACAGGGCACGAGACCACCGACTTCGGCTGGGCGATCGTGCCCAACGGGCTGCGCGAGATCCTGGTGACCTTCAAGGAGCGGTACGGCGATCGCCTGCCCCCGATCTACATCACAGAGAGCGGCTGCTCGTTCCACGACGTGGTCGGCTCGGATGGCGCGGTTCACGATGAGGCGCGAATCTCCTACCACGCCAAGCACCTTCGCGCTGTTGCCGAGGCGATCGATGTCGGCGTCGACGTGCGCGGCTACTTCGCCTGGTCACTACTCGACAACTTCGAGTGGGCGGAGGGCTATGAGGAGCGGTTCGGCCTGGTCCACGTCGACTTCGACTCACTGACTCGCACACCCAAGGACTCCTACCACTGGTTCCAGCAGCACCTCACCGCACGCCAACCCGCCTGA
- a CDS encoding MFS transporter produces MVPAADREPVMTAPTLSATAEPTTPVGRGWMWRFNLAWVGIMIGLFGPIQILLPNQAENIDPANKEFILALVTALGALCSTVANPLWGALSDRTTSRFGRRMPWIVVGAVVGAMALVGVGATSSVLLMALGWCVVQTALNAPWAALTAVVPDQVPAPQRGSAAGWLGLAQMLGAFIAIGVATVLPGVAGYAACAVVMLLVLVPFVRRRQDSVLPKSQQPSWSWGGFVRGFWINPRDYPDFGWAWLTRFLFNLSNAAALVYLLYFLRDELNRDNAETGVLILGAVNAVGVVLAVVVSGVWSDRLGRRKVFVTASGVIMAAAGVMLAVSPTWAMAIPTAFVLGIGFGVYTSVDFALITEVLPAAAARGKDMGVLNIASSLPQVLAPAIAAVVVTHVGGYPMLFLISGIVSAVGAVLVRFIKSVD; encoded by the coding sequence GTGGTTCCAGCAGCTGATCGCGAGCCAGTGATGACCGCGCCCACGCTGTCCGCGACCGCCGAACCGACCACACCGGTCGGCCGGGGCTGGATGTGGCGGTTCAACCTGGCGTGGGTCGGCATCATGATCGGGCTGTTCGGGCCGATCCAGATCTTGCTGCCCAACCAGGCCGAGAACATCGACCCGGCCAACAAGGAGTTCATCCTCGCGCTCGTCACCGCCCTCGGTGCGTTGTGCTCCACCGTCGCCAACCCTCTGTGGGGCGCGTTGTCGGACCGTACGACGTCGCGCTTCGGTCGTCGGATGCCGTGGATTGTGGTCGGCGCGGTCGTCGGTGCGATGGCCCTCGTCGGCGTCGGAGCGACCTCGAGCGTGCTGCTCATGGCGCTCGGATGGTGCGTGGTGCAGACCGCCCTCAACGCACCGTGGGCCGCGTTGACCGCAGTTGTGCCCGACCAGGTGCCAGCGCCTCAACGTGGCTCAGCGGCCGGTTGGCTCGGACTTGCCCAGATGCTCGGCGCATTCATCGCGATAGGCGTGGCGACCGTGCTGCCCGGCGTCGCGGGGTACGCGGCATGCGCGGTCGTGATGCTGCTCGTCCTCGTGCCCTTCGTACGCCGTCGGCAGGACTCCGTGCTGCCGAAGTCGCAACAACCGTCGTGGAGCTGGGGCGGGTTCGTCCGGGGCTTCTGGATCAACCCGCGCGACTACCCCGACTTCGGCTGGGCCTGGCTGACGCGATTCCTGTTCAACCTGAGCAACGCTGCGGCGCTCGTCTATCTGCTCTACTTCCTGCGCGACGAGCTCAACCGCGATAACGCCGAGACGGGCGTCCTGATCCTGGGTGCCGTCAATGCGGTCGGCGTTGTCCTCGCCGTGGTGGTCTCCGGTGTCTGGTCCGACCGGCTCGGACGACGGAAGGTGTTCGTCACCGCCTCGGGCGTGATCATGGCTGCGGCCGGCGTCATGCTGGCCGTGTCCCCCACCTGGGCCATGGCAATCCCAACGGCGTTCGTCCTCGGCATCGGCTTCGGTGTCTACACGTCCGTCGACTTCGCCCTGATCACCGAAGTTCTGCCGGCTGCCGCAGCACGCGGCAAGGACATGGGCGTCCTCAACATTGCGTCCTCCCTCCCACAGGTTCTCGCTCCGGCGATCGCCGCAGTCGTCGTCACCCATGTCGGCGGCTATCCGATGCTCTTCCTGATCTCGGGCATCGTCAGCGCGGTCGGCGCCGTACTCGTTCGTTTCATCAAGTCCGTTGATTGA